A genomic stretch from Arachis stenosperma cultivar V10309 chromosome 3, arast.V10309.gnm1.PFL2, whole genome shotgun sequence includes:
- the LOC130966725 gene encoding photosystem I P700 chlorophyll a apoprotein A2-like, whose translation MALRFPRISQGLAQDPTTRRIWFGIATAHDFESHDDITEKRLYQNIFASHFGQLAIIFLWTSGNLFHVAWQENFETWVQDPLHVRPIAHAIWDPYFGQLAVEAFARGGALGPVNIAYSGVYQWWYTINLRTNGDLYTGALFLLFLSAKRGGYTYNRNGNRAFLGLKMLNPILIIICQDYSESVPWLGQDI comes from the coding sequence ATGGCATTAAGATTTCCAAGGATTAGCCAAGGTTTAGCTCAGGACCCCACTACTCGTCGTATTTGGTTTGGTATTGCTACCGCACATGACTTCGAAAGTCATGATGATATTACTGAGAAACGtctttatcaaaatatttttgctTCGCATTTCGGACAATTAGCAATAATTTTTCTGTGGACTTCCGGGAATCTGTTTCATGTAGCTTGGCAGGAAAATTTTGAGACATGGGTACAGGATCCTTTACATGTAAGACCTATTGCTCATGCAATTTGGGATCCTTATTTTGGTCAACTGGCTGTAGAAGCTTTTGCTCGTGGGGGTGCTCTTGGTCCAGTGAATATTGCCTATTCTGGTGTTTATCAGTGGTGGTATACAATCAATTTACGTACTAATGGGGATCTTTATACTGGAgctctttttctattatttcttTCAGCCAAGCGGGGTGGTTACACCTACAACCGAAATGGAAACCGAGCGTTTCTTGGTTTAAAAATGCTGAATCCCATCTTAATCATCATTTGTCAGGACTATTCGGAGTCAGTTCCTTGGCTTGGACAGGACATTTAG